The following is a genomic window from Candidatus Kuenenbacteria bacterium.
ATTTCCAACTCTCGGGAGGGAGTATGAAACAGCTCTTGCTTTTCTGCGCGTTTGCGCTTCTGCTGGCGGTCCTGGTGGCCGCATCGCCCCCGGTGATCCTCGGTGCGATGACCAGCGAATCCAACTTCGGCGCCATCGGCTCGATCGGAAACCCCTGCGAACAGGACAAAAATCTGCAAGGCGGCGCCGACAACAAATTCCCGGCCGGCGAATTCGCTGGCGCCAATGTCGCCAAGTTGACCTATGCCTATATGACCACCTCAGCCGCCCTGAACGGCGCCGCGACCGCGAATAAGAACTTTTCGCCGCGGCTGGCCGTCACCACCGACCTCGTGGCATCATCGAAAAACGCCCAGGTCGCTTTGAACGAAATGATCGAATCGATTCAGACCTCCGGCACGGTAGAGTCCGCCGGTATGGTCGAAAATTACAGCAGAGAATTCGCCGAGAACGGCCGGATCAGTTCGAATGTGGGTGGCGCCGATAACAAATTCCAGCGCGCCGTCAGCACCAGCTCCACCCTGTCCGGGAAGAAGAGTGCCGTCGTGAACAAGACCGTGAACTGCGTCTACCGCGCCTAGCCGAATCTCGGCCAAGCCGGTAGTCTCCAAAAGAGACCCGTGAAGTCTCACGAGGGGTGATGCTTGTCATCGCCCCTCTTTTTTATTTTTGACTTTGGGCAAAATTTATGCTATACTGATATTAGATTAAGAACTATCAGGTGAGCAATGATAGTTTTTAATTTGGCAAAACAGAAGAGAAAACAAAAATTAACAACCAAGGAGCAGAAATATTTTTATAAGTTTTTGAAAAAATGATCGCAGGATCTGGGCGGTAGTAAAAAGTATAAAGGATATCGCCGCAAAAATATGAAGCCCAAACAATAATTAGATTGTTAGTTTTAGAACAGAAAGAGAGAGCGGCCCAGAGGAGCACTTTGACAAATCGGGAAAGTAAAAACAAAAATCAAAAATCCCTAAGAAGGGATTTTTTGTTTTTAGAATAAATAATTCAACTAAATTTTTTCTATGTCTAGACCATTTTCAACAAAGAACTGAGAATAATATCTTTCTGGACCATCTAGCTGCTCATTAAATTTAATAATAATTGAGTCATCTTGTCTTTCTACCATACCCTGAAATGCTTGGTCGCAATAATTTTGTGTTTCTATGTCACTTCTCTCCCCACCAAATCCAAACTCTCCAATATCTGGCAAACTAAATAAAAATTCTTTTGAGAATCCTTGCTTTATTTTTGTCCAGTCGTCAAATTTTATAGATACTTGTTCATTTGGTTTAAAAAATTTTTGACGCATGTCTTGCTCGGTTCGTTCAGCGGCTGTCATATTTTTATTAATTGATAATTATATAAATATTTTGGAGCGGGTAGGGGGAGTCGCACCCCCATCTTGTCCTTGGCAAGGACACATAATAGCTGCTATACGATACCCGCATATTTTTAGCTTATTGGTATATTAGCAAAAGTTTTTTGGGCTGTCAAAGTATTTCTATGATTTTTTGGCGAGAGGTTTCACCTTTAATTATGGCCAGCCGTGATTTGGGGATTTTGAGGCGAGTAGATAAAAGCTTGATGACTGCTTCGTTGGCTTTGCCTTTGTCTGGAGCGGCAGTGGTGTGAACCACAAAATGAGCGTCGTCGATTTGGGTGGCTTGGTTGAGTTTGGATTTGGGGGTTACTTTTACGTTTATAAGCATATAAATATTTTTAAGCTACTACAAATTTACAAATATTATACAAATATACAAATAGATTTTATTTGATTTTTTTTATTGTCTTGAGAAGTGTTGGGTGGATATTTTTATTACTAGCCAGAATGCCCTTGGATTGGATGGTCCAAGGTCGGCCGGTCATATCGGTGACAATACCGCCGGCTTCACGGACGAGAAGAGCTCCGGCGGCAACATCCCAAGGATTAACACCCGGGATAATAATGGCTTCGGTTTTGCCACGGGCGACCCAGGCGGTTTCTAGGGCGGCGGTACCGATTTGGCGCAAGTCCCTGGCCAGTGGTTTCAATTTTGAGTAAAGATGGATGGCTTGTTTGACGCTGGCTTCATTGTTGCCGTGGCAAAAAGTGAGAAAAGATTTTTTAATTTTATTTTCTTCGGAGCTGTAAATCTTTTTGCCGTTGAGGAAGGCGCCCTTGTTTTTTTCAGCCAGATATAAATCTTTTAGAAAAGGGATATAGACTAGGGCCATAATTATCTCTTCTTTTTTCGCGAGGGCGATAGAAACCGAGAAGAGGGGATTGCCCATGGCAAAGTTGGTGGTGCCGTCGAGAGGATCAATGATCCAGAGATAATCAGATTGTTTTTTATTATCGCCAGCCTCTTCAGAAAGAATGCGGTGGCTAGGGAAGTTTTTCTTGATAGCGGAAAGAATAATACGCTCGGCGGCTAGATCAGCTGGGGTGATGATTTCGTGTTTGCTTTTTATTTTGACCAGCGAGCGGCTGATTTTATTGAAATGTTTCATTAGCTCAGTACCGGCCTTTTGGGCGGCCAGAATGGCGATTTGTTTAGGAGAGGGATTTTTCATATTTTTTCTAATTTATTTATGGCCTTTAAATATAAAGGTTTGATTATTTTTTTAACTTTTTGGTTAGTGATTCTGCTGAACATAAAGTCGAATTTGTCTTGAATTAATCTTTTACTGAAATCGGGAAAGCGATTTAGGAAGTGCTGAATGTTTTTTTCAAAAAAACTAGCAGAGTCTGCGTCTTTTAGAATATTTGATTCTTTATCTCCGCCGTATTCGTGATTTTCTATCAGGTGTTTAACTTTGTTTATAATTTTTTGTTCGACATTATTTTGTTTTAAAAAATTTGCCATGATTTTTCCGCCGGTTGTTTGATGTTCGTGCATATATGATTTTCCCATAAAGCCATATTTTTTATCATGGACTTCGGTCGACTTTTTTCTGGCGGGTCGCTCGATATCATGCGAGTAAGCGGCTATTTGCAGAGCGACATCGGCATTGGGTTTAATTTTTTTAACCCATTTAAGTGTGGCGGCAAAGTGGGGGGATTTACCATTATTTATTTTGTCTACAAAATTAATAACTTTTTTCAGTAGTTGGTGTTCTTTTTCGGTCATATTAATTCCAAAATTTTTAATTCTAGTTTATTAGTCTCAGTATTCCAGATAGCGAAAGTGGCTTTGGAAAACATGCCGGCCAAAGTGCCAGGATTGGCAAGAGTGGTCCTGCCCACTTGCTCGATCCATGGCTTATGATTGTGGCCGTAGAAGACAAAGTCATATTTTTGGGTAGCGGCCAATTCTTTGGCGATGTCAGGATAATGAGTAAGGGCTATTTTTTTATTGTCAATTTTCAATTCAGCCAAGTCGCCATAGTGGGTGATATGCGTAAACTCTTTTACAACTTTTGGTTCGTTTTCCCGATCACAAACATTGCCAAAAACAACATGGATTTGGCTGTTAAATTTTTTTGCAATTTCTCTTAAGGTTGATGGTGCGCAAGTATCGCCACAAATAATTAATTGTTTGATGTGGTTTTCTTTGGCGAAGGCGAGAAATTTTTTCAGATTGGTGAGGTTGTCGTGAAGGTCGGAGATGATGGCGATGAACATATTAACATTTAAACATTTAAGCATTTAAACATATAAACATAAAACAAGTTTATTTTTTATCGCGGAAGGATTTGAGGAGGGCGATATCTTTTTTACGACGGGATTCAGTCGGAGTTTCAAGAATTAGATCAATATTAAGTTTTTTCTTTTGGAGATATTTAATCAGAGCGGAGAAGCCAGTAAGGCCGATTTGGCCAGAACCCAGGTCTTCATGGCGGTCAGCGTGCGAGCCGAGAGAGACTTTGGAATCATTGAGGTGGATGAGTTTTAATCTTTTCAAACCAATAGTTTTATCAAATTGGTTAAAAGTTTTTTGGATAGCTTGGGCGTCGCGGAGATCATAGCCGGAGGCAAAGGCATGGGCGGTGTCAAAGCAAACCCCGAGTTTTTTTTGAATTATGAGTTTAGAATTATGAATTATGGAGGCCACCTCTTCAAGGGTGTCGCCGATGATGGCGCCAGAACCAGCAGACATTTCGATCAGAAATTGAGTGGCGCCTTTATAGTCAGTAAGAATTTTTTCCAGGCCGGTGACGACTTTTTTGAGTGATTCTTTTTCGCCCAGATCTTTGGCTGAACCAAGGTGGGTCATGAGATATTTGACACCGAGCAGAGAGCCGCGTTCCAGTTCTTCCCGCAAAACAGAAATAGAGCCATGATAAATGCGATTATTGCTTGAAGCGAGATTGATAAAATAGGGGGCGTGAATATAAAAATTTGTAAACCCAAATTTTTGATTGGCGAGTTGGAATTTTTTTATATCTTCGGAGGTGATTTTTCTAGCCGGACCACCTTGGGGTGGACGCGAAAAGAATTGGTAGCATTCACAACCTTGATTCTTGGCGTTGGCTGGGGCATTTTCTAGGCCGCCAGCGGCAGAGATATGGGCGCCGATGAACATAATAGTATTTAGTATTAAGTATTTAGTATAATAATTTTAACAGGAAAAGAGAGGAAAGTAAAAACCGCCTTTTGGGCGGTTTTAAAAAGTTATTTGACAATTTTTTCTTTTAGCCAGGCGATGACTTTTTGGCTGGTTAGGGATTGGGATAGGTAG
Proteins encoded in this region:
- a CDS encoding DUF4202 domain-containing protein, which codes for MTEKEHQLLKKVINFVDKINNGKSPHFAATLKWVKKIKPNADVALQIAAYSHDIERPARKKSTEVHDKKYGFMGKSYMHEHQTTGGKIMANFLKQNNVEQKIINKVKHLIENHEYGGDKESNILKDADSASFFEKNIQHFLNRFPDFSKRLIQDKFDFMFSRITNQKVKKIIKPLYLKAINKLEKI
- a CDS encoding DUF167 domain-containing protein, with amino-acid sequence MLINVKVTPKSKLNQATQIDDAHFVVHTTAAPDKGKANEAVIKLLSTRLKIPKSRLAIIKGETSRQKIIEIL
- a CDS encoding deoxyribonuclease IV — its product is MFIGAHISAAGGLENAPANAKNQGCECYQFFSRPPQGGPARKITSEDIKKFQLANQKFGFTNFYIHAPYFINLASSNNRIYHGSISVLREELERGSLLGVKYLMTHLGSAKDLGEKESLKKVVTGLEKILTDYKGATQFLIEMSAGSGAIIGDTLEEVASIIHNSKLIIQKKLGVCFDTAHAFASGYDLRDAQAIQKTFNQFDKTIGLKRLKLIHLNDSKVSLGSHADRHEDLGSGQIGLTGFSALIKYLQKKKLNIDLILETPTESRRKKDIALLKSFRDKK
- a CDS encoding inositol monophosphatase — translated: MKNPSPKQIAILAAQKAGTELMKHFNKISRSLVKIKSKHEIITPADLAAERIILSAIKKNFPSHRILSEEAGDNKKQSDYLWIIDPLDGTTNFAMGNPLFSVSIALAKKEEIIMALVYIPFLKDLYLAEKNKGAFLNGKKIYSSEENKIKKSFLTFCHGNNEASVKQAIHLYSKLKPLARDLRQIGTAALETAWVARGKTEAIIIPGVNPWDVAAGALLVREAGGIVTDMTGRPWTIQSKGILASNKNIHPTLLKTIKKIK
- a CDS encoding metallophosphoesterase family protein, whose protein sequence is MFIAIISDLHDNLTNLKKFLAFAKENHIKQLIICGDTCAPSTLREIAKKFNSQIHVVFGNVCDRENEPKVVKEFTHITHYGDLAELKIDNKKIALTHYPDIAKELAATQKYDFVFYGHNHKPWIEQVGRTTLANPGTLAGMFSKATFAIWNTETNKLELKILELI